From Psychrobacillus sp. FSL K6-2836, a single genomic window includes:
- the spoVM gene encoding stage V sporulation protein SpoVM — MFNDKKQRLKGRNCVKVYTFRLPKSVSSFVKVCIRLFKKEEKKK, encoded by the coding sequence ATGTTTAATGATAAGAAGCAGCGACTAAAAGGGAGGAATTGTGTGAAGGTCTACACATTTAGATTGCCTAAATCCGTAAGTAGTTTTGTGAAGGTTTGTATACGGCTATTTAAAAAAGAAGAGAAGAAGAAATGA
- a CDS encoding thiamine diphosphokinase: MKRVVVCSGGPSKEVVDFKQLPFHTDEVIFIGADRGALHLIEQGILPNEAIGDFDSLTQEEQSFMKKKIQKVTELQMEKDETDTHIAILLALEYKPDEIIVTGVTGGRLDHYEAALHDICRFQLENPTITFAIQNNQNIIQFLSSGTHAIDFDSHYKYVSFFSFGKQVENMILNGFMYDVEDEYINVGNAKFTSNELKDRTGTISFTAGICLMIRSSD, encoded by the coding sequence TTTAAACAACTTCCTTTTCATACAGATGAAGTTATTTTTATAGGTGCTGATCGCGGGGCATTGCATCTAATAGAACAGGGTATACTGCCAAATGAAGCTATTGGTGACTTTGATTCACTTACACAGGAAGAGCAAAGTTTCATGAAGAAGAAAATACAAAAAGTAACAGAACTACAGATGGAAAAAGATGAAACCGATACTCATATTGCTATACTTCTTGCTTTAGAGTACAAACCTGATGAAATAATCGTAACAGGGGTAACTGGTGGCCGCCTAGACCATTACGAGGCCGCTTTACACGATATTTGTCGTTTTCAATTAGAAAATCCAACTATTACCTTTGCCATCCAAAACAATCAAAATATCATTCAATTTTTATCATCAGGAACCCATGCTATTGATTTTGATAGCCATTACAAGTATGTTTCCTTTTTCTCTTTTGGAAAACAAGTGGAGAATATGATTCTAAATGGATTTATGTACGATGTAGAAGATGAGTATATTAATGTTGGGAATGCTAAATTTACAAGTAATGAACTTAAAGATCGAACAGGTACTATCTCTTTTACCGCGGGCATATGTTTAATGATAAGAAGCAGCGACTAA
- the rpmB gene encoding 50S ribosomal protein L28, with translation MPKVCAITGRKARSGNARSHAMNSTKRTWGANLQKVRILVDGKPKRVWVSARALKSGKIERV, from the coding sequence ATGCCAAAAGTATGTGCAATCACTGGGCGTAAAGCTCGTTCGGGTAATGCTCGTTCTCACGCAATGAACTCTACTAAACGTACATGGGGAGCTAACCTTCAAAAAGTACGTATTCTTGTAGACGGTAAACCAAAACGTGTATGGGTTTCTGCGAGAGCTTTAAAATCAGGAAAAATTGAGCGCGTTTAA